From a single Cnuibacter physcomitrellae genomic region:
- a CDS encoding ribose-phosphate diphosphokinase — translation MSVIKASGEKSLVLVSGRAHPELAAAIASELGTDLVDTEARTFANGELYIRYGESVRGADAFVIQSHTAPINEWLMEQLIMVDALKRASAKRITVVAPFYPYARQDKKGRGREPISARLVADLFLAAGANRIMSVDLHAAQIQGFFDGPVDHLFAMPVLLGHMRKSLDPSTLTVVSPDMGRVRVADIWSDKLGAPLAIIHKRRDPRVPNQVSVHEIVGDVNGRVCLLVDDLIDTGRTIVAAAEALKKNGAIGVVVAATHAVFSDPATTILQSEFIDSVVVTDTLPLPEEKRWDRLTILPIAPLIARAINEVFEDGSVTSMFDGDA, via the coding sequence GTGTCCGTCATCAAGGCGTCCGGTGAGAAGAGCCTCGTCCTCGTCTCCGGCAGGGCACATCCCGAGCTGGCCGCCGCGATCGCCTCGGAGCTGGGCACCGATCTGGTCGACACCGAGGCTCGTACCTTCGCCAACGGCGAGCTCTACATCCGCTACGGCGAGAGCGTGCGCGGTGCCGACGCCTTCGTGATCCAGTCGCACACGGCGCCCATCAACGAGTGGCTCATGGAGCAGCTCATCATGGTCGACGCGCTCAAGCGGGCCTCGGCCAAGCGCATCACCGTGGTCGCCCCCTTCTACCCCTACGCCAGGCAGGACAAGAAGGGCCGCGGCCGCGAGCCGATCTCCGCCCGTCTCGTCGCCGACCTGTTCCTCGCCGCGGGCGCGAACCGCATCATGTCGGTCGACCTCCACGCCGCGCAGATCCAGGGCTTCTTCGACGGACCGGTCGACCACCTGTTCGCGATGCCGGTGCTCCTCGGCCACATGCGGAAGTCGCTCGACCCCTCGACGCTCACGGTCGTCTCGCCCGACATGGGCCGCGTGCGCGTCGCCGACATCTGGAGCGACAAGCTGGGCGCCCCGCTGGCGATCATCCACAAGCGCCGCGACCCCCGGGTGCCCAACCAGGTGAGCGTGCACGAGATCGTGGGCGACGTGAACGGGCGGGTCTGCCTCCTCGTCGACGACCTCATCGACACCGGTCGCACCATCGTGGCCGCCGCCGAGGCGCTGAAGAAGAACGGCGCGATCGGCGTCGTCGTCGCCGCCACGCACGCCGTCTTCTCCGACCCCGCCACGACCATCCTGCAGAGCGAGTTCATCGACTCGGTCGTCGTCACCGACACCCTGCCCCTTCCGGAGGAGAAGCGCTGGGATCGCCTCACCATCCTCCCGATCGCCCCGCTGATCGCGCGGGCCATCAACGAGGTGTTCGAGGACGGGTCGGTCACGTCGATGTTCGACGGCGACGCCTGA
- a CDS encoding MFS transporter: MFRSLASVDYRIWFAGALVSNIGTWMQRTAQDWIVLTQLSDHDAVAVGITMALQLGPQLLLVPLSGLVADRFDRRRTLMVTQGAMALLGAALGVVLLLGIAQLWTVYLFALLLGIASAFDAPVRQTFVSELVGGSNVANAVALNSASFNAARTIGPAVAGILVAAIGAGWVFIVNAASFAAVLTSLFFIRPSRLFRTPRPPRAKGQLLEGFRYVRGRPDLLVIFAIVFVIGTLGFNYQIFTSTMTTIEFGEGSTAFGVLTSIMAIGSVVGALVTASRDRPRIRTVVLASGGFGLAALVAAVMPTYWSFAAATICIAFCGQLIMTMANGTVQTTTSPAMRGRVMALYMAIFMGGTPIGAPIVGWVADALGPRYGLGLAAIAGFAAFALGAVWLRRRRAADLPTGALSVDDVRDELAADEAEARAA, encoded by the coding sequence ATGTTCCGCTCGCTGGCGAGCGTGGACTACCGGATCTGGTTCGCCGGCGCCCTCGTGTCGAACATCGGCACGTGGATGCAGCGCACCGCGCAGGACTGGATCGTGCTCACCCAGCTCAGCGACCACGACGCGGTCGCCGTCGGCATCACGATGGCGCTCCAGCTCGGCCCGCAGCTGCTGCTCGTGCCGCTCTCCGGCCTGGTGGCCGATCGCTTCGACCGCAGGCGGACCCTGATGGTGACCCAGGGTGCGATGGCGCTGCTCGGCGCCGCCCTCGGCGTGGTGCTCCTGCTCGGGATCGCGCAGCTGTGGACGGTGTACCTCTTCGCGCTGCTGCTCGGCATCGCCTCCGCGTTCGACGCCCCGGTGCGCCAGACGTTCGTCTCGGAGCTGGTGGGCGGATCGAACGTGGCGAACGCGGTCGCGCTCAACTCCGCGTCGTTCAACGCCGCACGCACCATCGGCCCCGCCGTGGCCGGTATCCTCGTCGCGGCGATCGGCGCCGGTTGGGTGTTCATAGTGAACGCCGCCTCCTTCGCCGCGGTGCTCACGTCGCTGTTCTTCATCCGGCCGTCCCGGCTGTTCCGCACCCCACGTCCGCCGCGGGCCAAGGGTCAGCTGCTCGAGGGCTTCCGGTACGTCCGCGGCCGGCCCGACCTCCTGGTGATCTTCGCGATCGTCTTCGTGATCGGGACCCTCGGGTTCAACTACCAGATCTTCACCTCGACGATGACGACCATCGAGTTCGGCGAGGGGTCGACGGCCTTCGGCGTCCTGACGTCGATCATGGCCATCGGATCGGTCGTCGGCGCCCTGGTCACGGCCAGCCGCGACCGCCCGCGCATCCGCACCGTGGTGCTCGCCAGCGGCGGATTCGGACTGGCGGCGCTCGTCGCGGCGGTCATGCCCACGTACTGGTCGTTCGCCGCGGCGACGATCTGCATCGCGTTCTGCGGACAGCTCATCATGACCATGGCGAACGGCACGGTGCAGACCACCACGTCGCCCGCCATGCGCGGCCGCGTGATGGCGCTCTACATGGCGATCTTCATGGGCGGCACCCCGATCGGCGCCCCCATCGTGGGCTGGGTGGCGGATGCGCTCGGCCCGCGCTACGGCCTCGGCCTCGCCGCGATCGCCGGGTTCGCGGCGTTCGCGCTCGGCGCCGTGTGGCTGCGGCGCCGCCGCGCCGCCGACCTCCCGACGGGCGCGCTCAGCGTCGACGACGTGCGCGACGAGCTCGCCGCCGACGAGGCCGAGGCCCGCGCCGCCTAG
- a CDS encoding mycoredoxin, whose protein sequence is MTTTASLSDYLPADGTITMFSTSWCGYCARLKKQLDAEGIGYRVVDIEEVPGTAELVASVNGGNQTVPTVIYPDGTTATNPSARAVAEQLA, encoded by the coding sequence ATGACCACGACCGCCTCCCTCTCCGACTACCTCCCCGCCGACGGCACCATCACGATGTTCAGCACGAGCTGGTGCGGTTACTGCGCGCGGTTGAAGAAGCAGCTCGACGCCGAGGGCATCGGGTACCGGGTCGTCGACATCGAGGAGGTTCCCGGCACGGCCGAGCTCGTCGCCTCCGTCAACGGCGGCAACCAGACGGTCCCCACCGTGATCTACCCCGACGGCACGACGGCGACGAACCCCTCGGCGCGCGCGGTCGCCGAGCAGCTCGCCTGA
- a CDS encoding NADPH:quinone reductase, with amino-acid sequence MRAIVYSESGTSDVLRLEERPVGEPGPGELRVRIAVSGVNPTDWKNRSGGGSGTNELDEQTPNQDGAGVVDAVGEGVNGFAEGDRVWLYLSAYQRPSGTAQEYAVVLARHAVRLPDGVSFDVGASLGVPAMTAHRALTVHEGGPTRLAHGALEGRTVLVAGGAGAVGHAAIQLAHWAGATVITTVSSASKAALAASAGADVIVNYREEDAAARIREAAPDGVDLIVEVSPARNAALDAEVLAPHGSVAVYATDGGGVMELDVRAHFVLNARYQFVLLYTVGQEALDAAAEDITAALLDDALPVGEEAGLPLTRFALEDTAAAHDAVSDGTVGKVLVDVADL; translated from the coding sequence ATGAGAGCGATCGTGTACTCGGAGAGTGGGACGTCGGATGTGCTGCGGCTGGAGGAGCGCCCGGTGGGAGAACCGGGGCCGGGAGAGCTGCGGGTGCGCATCGCGGTGTCGGGGGTGAACCCGACCGACTGGAAGAACCGGAGCGGAGGCGGCTCCGGCACCAATGAGCTCGACGAGCAGACTCCCAACCAGGACGGCGCCGGGGTGGTCGACGCCGTCGGCGAGGGGGTCAACGGGTTCGCGGAGGGCGACCGGGTCTGGCTGTACCTGTCGGCGTACCAGCGCCCCTCGGGGACGGCTCAGGAGTACGCCGTCGTGCTCGCCCGCCACGCGGTAAGACTTCCGGACGGCGTCTCCTTCGACGTGGGGGCCTCGCTCGGCGTGCCCGCGATGACCGCGCATCGGGCGCTCACCGTGCACGAAGGCGGCCCGACGAGGCTCGCGCACGGAGCGCTCGAGGGGCGCACGGTGCTGGTCGCCGGGGGCGCAGGTGCCGTCGGGCACGCCGCCATCCAGCTCGCGCACTGGGCGGGGGCCACGGTGATCACGACCGTCTCCTCCGCCTCGAAGGCCGCGCTCGCCGCCTCGGCGGGAGCCGATGTGATCGTGAACTACCGCGAAGAGGATGCGGCTGCCCGCATCCGCGAGGCCGCACCCGACGGGGTCGACCTCATCGTCGAGGTCTCCCCCGCGCGCAACGCCGCGCTCGACGCGGAGGTGCTCGCTCCGCACGGCAGCGTGGCGGTGTACGCCACCGACGGCGGCGGTGTCATGGAGCTCGACGTACGGGCGCACTTCGTGCTCAACGCCCGCTACCAGTTCGTGCTGCTCTACACCGTCGGCCAGGAGGCGCTCGATGCCGCGGCGGAGGACATCACCGCCGCGCTCCTCGATGACGCGCTCCCGGTCGGCGAGGAGGCCGGCCTTCCGCTCACGCGGTTCGCGCTCGAGGACACCGCCGCCGCCCACGATGCCGTCTCCGACGGCACGGTCGGCAAGGTCCTGGTGGACGTCGCCGACCTCTGA
- a CDS encoding MarR family winged helix-turn-helix transcriptional regulator, with product MTTSPFPASARSGLSLSTELRTTTMRLSRRIRQERAVDELSDPQLTVLAYLTRNGATSPTALADFEHVSPPSMSRTINGLVARGFARRSPVGDDGRRLLIEATEAGRDVVEETRRRRDAWLDGRLAELDGDDLATVRRAVEILGSMMHS from the coding sequence ATGACCACCTCGCCGTTCCCCGCATCCGCTCGGTCCGGCCTCTCGCTCAGCACCGAGCTGCGGACCACGACGATGCGCCTCAGCCGTCGCATCCGCCAGGAGCGGGCGGTCGACGAGCTCAGCGATCCTCAGCTCACGGTGCTCGCCTACCTCACCCGCAATGGGGCGACGTCGCCGACCGCGCTCGCCGACTTCGAGCACGTGTCCCCGCCGTCGATGAGCCGGACCATCAACGGTCTCGTGGCGCGCGGCTTCGCCCGGCGCTCCCCCGTCGGCGACGACGGACGGCGGCTGCTCATCGAGGCGACCGAGGCGGGCCGCGACGTCGTCGAGGAGACGCGCCGTCGCCGCGACGCCTGGCTTGACGGCCGCCTCGCGGAGCTCGACGGCGACGACCTGGCCACGGTGCGCCGGGCCGTCGAGATCCTCGGGTCGATGATGCACTCGTGA
- a CDS encoding MBL fold metallo-hydrolase, whose protein sequence is MHARPRAAFTAHVVPGVHRLEHAGVNCYLLEDEDGLTLVDTALPATWPYLVQALEHLGRTTADIRAVVLTHAHFDHVGMARRLLDTRLLEPFVDPADAYIARHPYRYLHERMRLQYPLRFPRALPVLFEMTVAGALAVRGVPSVDLHVLRDETGALALPGRPRVLATPGHTAGHVALHLPGSDAVLSGDALVTLDPYTGAVGPRIVAGAATADSGRALESVAAIGLTGAGTVLPGHGEPWREGAAAAAEAALLAGPS, encoded by the coding sequence ATGCATGCACGCCCGCGAGCAGCGTTCACCGCTCACGTCGTTCCCGGCGTGCACCGCCTCGAGCACGCGGGCGTGAACTGCTACCTGCTCGAGGACGAGGACGGCCTGACCCTCGTCGACACCGCGCTCCCGGCGACCTGGCCGTACCTCGTGCAGGCGCTCGAGCATCTCGGACGGACCACCGCCGACATCCGAGCGGTCGTGCTCACCCACGCCCACTTCGACCACGTCGGCATGGCCCGCCGACTCCTCGACACCCGGCTCCTCGAGCCGTTCGTCGACCCGGCGGACGCGTACATCGCGCGCCACCCGTACCGGTACCTCCACGAGCGGATGCGCCTGCAGTATCCGCTGCGCTTCCCGAGGGCGCTGCCGGTCCTGTTCGAGATGACGGTCGCGGGCGCGCTGGCGGTCCGCGGGGTCCCCTCGGTCGACCTCCACGTCCTGCGCGACGAGACGGGCGCGCTGGCCTTGCCGGGGCGCCCGCGCGTGCTCGCGACCCCCGGCCACACGGCTGGGCACGTCGCCCTGCATCTCCCCGGATCCGACGCCGTCCTCTCGGGCGACGCCCTCGTGACCCTCGATCCCTACACGGGTGCCGTCGGCCCGCGGATCGTCGCCGGGGCGGCCACCGCCGACTCGGGCCGGGCCCTCGAATCGGTGGCGGCGATCGGGCTCACGGGCGCCGGCACCGTGCTCCCCGGACACGGTGAGCCGTGGCGGGAGGGAGCAGCGGCCGCCGCCGAGGCAGCCCTCCTGGCCGGTCCCTCCTGA
- a CDS encoding adenine phosphoribosyltransferase, whose product MTDEIERIIRAGMTETPDFPSEGILFRDLSGLFADADGLRAVSAALVDGVDAETVVGVEARGFVFGTAAAVATGKGMLAVRKAGKLPGEVLAESYDLEYGVATIEVHPDTLAPGTRVVIVDDVLATGGTLAATIRLMRRAGWVVAGVAVVIELEALGGRSALPADVEVRSLLRL is encoded by the coding sequence GTGACAGACGAGATCGAACGGATCATCCGAGCGGGCATGACCGAGACGCCGGACTTCCCCTCCGAGGGGATCCTGTTCCGCGATCTGTCGGGCCTGTTCGCGGATGCGGACGGGCTGCGGGCCGTGTCCGCCGCGCTCGTCGACGGCGTCGACGCCGAGACCGTCGTCGGGGTCGAGGCGCGCGGGTTCGTGTTCGGCACCGCCGCCGCCGTCGCCACGGGCAAGGGGATGCTCGCGGTCCGCAAGGCGGGCAAGCTCCCCGGCGAGGTGCTCGCCGAGAGCTACGACCTCGAGTACGGGGTCGCCACGATCGAGGTGCACCCCGACACGCTCGCCCCGGGCACGCGGGTGGTGATCGTCGACGACGTGCTCGCCACCGGCGGCACGCTGGCCGCGACGATCCGGTTGATGCGGCGCGCGGGGTGGGTCGTCGCCGGGGTCGCGGTGGTCATCGAGCTCGAGGCGCTGGGTGGGCGCAGCGCGCTCCCCGCCGACGTCGAGGTGCGCTCGCTGCTCCGCCTCTGA
- the glmU gene encoding bifunctional UDP-N-acetylglucosamine diphosphorylase/glucosamine-1-phosphate N-acetyltransferase GlmU, giving the protein MVDERLAVVVLAAGQGTRMRSATPKLLHEIAGLPMLAHVLATANALDAAQVVTVVRHERDRIVGVVEEHLENPVTVDQDEIPGTGRAVEQALDALPAGFDGDVLVVNGDVPLLDADTLTDLVRRHRASAAAATILSAELADPTGYGRIVRTGDGLLDRIVEQKDATDSELALREINAGVYVFGVAQLRDQLAKVSTENAQGEKYLTDVIGLLRRAGSDVSAVVVDEAWKIAGVNDRAQLSEAAAKLNALIVRGWQLAGVTVQDPATTWIDLKATLSPDVTILPNTQIKGATSIATGAVVGPDTTLVDCEIGENATVRRADATLAVVGAGATVGPWAFLRPNTVLDADGKIGTFVETKNSHIGAGSKVPHLSYVGDTEVGVGANVGAGTITANYDGVEKHRTVVGDHVRTGSHNVFVAPVRIGDGAYTGAGTVVRKDVPAGSLAVNVAPQRNIAGWVVQNRPGTAAAQAAEESGE; this is encoded by the coding sequence GTGGTGGACGAGAGACTGGCGGTCGTCGTACTGGCGGCGGGGCAGGGCACGAGGATGCGGTCGGCCACGCCGAAGCTGCTGCACGAGATCGCCGGCCTGCCGATGCTGGCACACGTGCTCGCCACGGCGAACGCGCTCGACGCGGCGCAGGTGGTCACCGTGGTCCGCCACGAGCGCGACCGCATCGTCGGGGTCGTCGAGGAGCACCTCGAGAACCCGGTCACCGTCGACCAGGACGAGATCCCCGGCACCGGCCGTGCGGTCGAGCAGGCGCTCGACGCTCTTCCTGCGGGCTTCGACGGCGACGTGCTCGTCGTCAACGGCGACGTTCCCCTGCTCGACGCCGACACCCTCACCGACCTCGTGCGGAGGCACCGGGCGAGCGCCGCCGCGGCGACGATCCTCTCGGCCGAGCTCGCCGATCCCACGGGCTACGGGCGAATCGTGCGCACCGGCGACGGGCTGCTCGACCGCATCGTGGAGCAGAAGGACGCCACCGACTCCGAGCTCGCGCTGCGCGAGATCAACGCGGGCGTCTACGTCTTCGGTGTCGCCCAGCTCCGCGATCAGCTCGCGAAGGTGAGCACCGAGAACGCGCAGGGCGAGAAGTACCTCACCGACGTCATCGGCCTCTTGAGGCGTGCCGGCTCCGACGTCTCCGCCGTGGTCGTCGACGAAGCATGGAAGATCGCCGGGGTCAACGACCGCGCCCAGCTCTCCGAGGCGGCGGCCAAGCTGAACGCCCTCATCGTGCGCGGTTGGCAGCTGGCCGGCGTCACGGTGCAGGACCCGGCGACGACCTGGATCGACCTCAAGGCCACCCTGTCGCCCGACGTGACGATCCTGCCCAACACCCAGATCAAGGGCGCGACGAGCATCGCGACCGGAGCAGTGGTCGGTCCCGACACCACGCTCGTGGACTGCGAGATCGGCGAGAACGCCACGGTGCGACGCGCCGACGCCACGCTCGCGGTCGTCGGCGCGGGCGCCACCGTCGGCCCCTGGGCGTTCCTCCGCCCGAACACGGTGCTCGATGCCGACGGCAAGATCGGCACCTTCGTCGAGACGAAGAACTCGCACATCGGCGCGGGCAGCAAGGTGCCGCATCTCAGCTACGTGGGCGACACCGAGGTGGGGGTGGGGGCCAACGTGGGGGCGGGCACCATCACCGCCAACTACGACGGCGTCGAGAAGCACCGCACCGTCGTCGGCGACCACGTCCGCACGGGCTCGCACAACGTGTTCGTCGCCCCCGTTAGGATTGGTGACGGCGCTTACACGGGAGCTGGGACGGTCGTGCGCAAGGATGTGCCCGCCGGCTCTCTCGCGGTGAACGTCGCCCCACAGAGGAACATCGCGGGTTGGGTCGTCCAGAACCGCCCCGGAACCGCCGCAGCTCAGGCTGCGGAGGAGAGCGGAGAATAG
- a CDS encoding 4-(cytidine 5'-diphospho)-2-C-methyl-D-erythritol kinase: MTTSGLPRTVHVRAPGKLNVFLKVGAVLDDGYHDVATAYQAVSLYEDVYATAASDFSVTFGGHIDTAGLETDGSNLAIRAARLLARRTGYREGVRLHIDKNVPIAGGMGGGSADAAATLLACDTLWGTDVGREELLSLASELGADVPFAFTGGTAVGTGRGDQLSPALAKGQFHWVLVLPPNGLSTPEVYRELDRHRERHAQDIFPSRGQPVVDSDVLQALRAGDPHMLAESLHNDLQAASLHLDPSLSRILELGEANGALAGIVSGSGPTVAFLAADIDGALELQVALSAARHEAVRVTGPVAGARLIAD, encoded by the coding sequence ATGACCACGAGCGGCCTGCCACGGACGGTTCACGTGCGGGCCCCCGGCAAGCTGAACGTGTTCCTCAAGGTCGGCGCCGTGCTCGACGACGGGTACCACGACGTCGCCACCGCGTACCAGGCGGTGTCCCTCTACGAGGACGTCTACGCGACCGCAGCGTCCGACTTCTCGGTGACGTTCGGCGGTCACATCGACACGGCCGGCCTCGAGACCGACGGCTCGAACCTCGCCATCCGGGCGGCTCGACTGCTCGCCCGTCGCACCGGCTACCGCGAGGGCGTCCGTCTGCACATCGACAAGAACGTGCCGATCGCGGGGGGCATGGGCGGCGGGTCGGCCGACGCCGCGGCCACCCTCCTCGCCTGCGACACGCTGTGGGGCACCGACGTCGGGCGCGAGGAGCTGCTGTCCCTCGCGTCGGAGCTGGGCGCCGACGTGCCGTTCGCGTTCACCGGCGGCACCGCGGTGGGCACCGGGCGGGGCGACCAGCTCAGCCCGGCGCTGGCGAAGGGCCAGTTCCACTGGGTCCTCGTCCTCCCGCCGAACGGCCTGTCCACCCCCGAGGTGTACCGCGAGCTCGACCGACATCGGGAGCGTCACGCCCAGGACATCTTCCCCTCGCGGGGTCAGCCGGTCGTCGACTCCGACGTGCTCCAGGCGCTCCGGGCGGGCGATCCGCACATGCTCGCGGAGTCGCTGCACAACGACCTCCAGGCGGCGTCGCTGCATCTCGACCCGTCGTTGTCGCGCATCCTCGAGCTGGGCGAGGCGAACGGCGCTCTCGCCGGCATCGTGTCGGGCTCCGGGCCCACGGTGGCGTTCCTCGCCGCCGACATCGACGGCGCGCTCGAGCTCCAGGTCGCACTGAGCGCCGCCCGCCACGAGGCCGTGCGCGTCACCGGCCCCGTCGCCGGCGCCCGCCTCATCGCCGACTGA
- a CDS encoding MarR family winged helix-turn-helix transcriptional regulator translates to MATPSSRDAVDDIVEAWERERPQLDFSPLKILSRVTRLARQLERTRRASFGVAGLETWEFDVLAALRRAGAPHELSPKALLEQTGVSSGTMTNRIDGMVRRGLVERRGDPNDGRGVLVSMTADGRARVDAAIADLVAAEARLLSGLSAADQERLAALLRRLALDMG, encoded by the coding sequence ATGGCCACCCCCAGCTCTCGTGACGCCGTCGACGACATCGTCGAGGCGTGGGAGCGGGAGCGCCCTCAGCTGGACTTCTCGCCGCTGAAGATCCTGTCGCGGGTGACCCGGCTCGCGCGGCAGCTGGAGCGAACCCGGCGTGCCTCCTTCGGCGTCGCCGGACTCGAGACGTGGGAGTTCGACGTGCTGGCGGCGCTCCGGCGTGCGGGGGCTCCGCACGAGCTCTCCCCCAAGGCCCTGCTGGAGCAGACCGGCGTGTCGAGCGGCACCATGACCAACCGCATCGACGGGATGGTGCGGCGGGGCCTCGTCGAGCGCCGCGGCGACCCGAACGACGGGCGCGGCGTCCTGGTGTCGATGACCGCGGATGGACGTGCTCGCGTCGACGCCGCGATCGCCGACCTCGTCGCGGCCGAGGCCCGGCTGCTCTCAGGCCTCAGCGCCGCGGACCAGGAGCGGCTCGCCGCTCTGCTCCGCCGCCTCGCCCTCGACATGGGCTGA
- the ftsY gene encoding signal recognition particle-docking protein FtsY, with protein sequence MAERWSLGSALRGMFAKRTIDDETWTDLEDALIKADFGPDVTEQVVDDLRAKVQRYSTTDPRDLQRMLRETIEEKLSAFDTTLKLSERPAVVLVVGVNGVGKTTTIGKFARFLRTYDRSVLIGAADTFRAAAVDQVATWAERAGAGIVRPQHEGQDPASVAFQTVEKAKNDGTEIVIIDTAGRLQTKGGLMDELGKIKRVVEKQAPISEVLLVLDATTGQNGLAQAEAFIQHAGVTGLVLTKLDGSAKAGFVLAVQEKTGIPIKLIGQGEGINDLTGFTPHVFAQNLVG encoded by the coding sequence ATGGCCGAGCGCTGGTCGCTCGGCTCCGCTCTGCGGGGCATGTTCGCCAAGCGGACGATCGACGACGAGACCTGGACCGACCTCGAGGACGCCCTGATCAAGGCGGACTTCGGGCCCGACGTCACCGAGCAGGTGGTCGACGACCTGCGGGCGAAGGTCCAGCGCTACTCGACGACCGATCCTCGCGACCTGCAGCGGATGCTCCGGGAGACGATCGAGGAGAAGCTCTCCGCCTTCGACACGACGCTGAAGCTGAGCGAGCGCCCCGCCGTGGTGCTCGTCGTCGGCGTGAACGGCGTGGGCAAGACCACCACGATCGGCAAGTTCGCGCGGTTCCTCCGCACCTACGACCGCTCGGTGCTCATCGGCGCGGCCGACACGTTCCGTGCCGCGGCCGTCGACCAGGTGGCCACGTGGGCCGAGCGAGCGGGCGCAGGCATCGTCAGGCCGCAGCACGAGGGACAGGATCCCGCGTCGGTCGCCTTCCAGACCGTCGAGAAGGCGAAGAACGACGGCACCGAGATCGTCATCATCGACACCGCGGGCCGCCTCCAGACCAAGGGCGGTCTGATGGACGAGCTCGGCAAGATCAAGCGCGTGGTCGAGAAGCAGGCGCCGATCTCCGAGGTGCTCCTGGTGCTCGACGCGACCACGGGGCAGAACGGCCTCGCCCAGGCGGAGGCGTTCATCCAGCACGCCGGCGTCACCGGGCTCGTGCTGACGAAGCTCGACGGCTCGGCGAAGGCCGGGTTCGTCCTCGCCGTCCAGGAGAAGACGGGCATCCCCATCAAGCTCATCGGCCAGGGCGAGGGGATCAACGACCTCACCGGCTTCACGCCCCACGTCTTCGCGCAGAACCTCGTCGGCTAG
- a CDS encoding ABC-F family ATP-binding cassette domain-containing protein, which yields MVVVTHDRWFLDEVCTATWEVHDRLVEPFEGGYAAYILQRVERDRMAAASEAKRQNLMRKELAWLRRGAPARTSKPKFRMDAAAELIADEPPVRDSVSLTQMATARLGKDVVDLVDAGVELGGRTILEHVEWRIAPGERTGILGVNGAGKSTLLALVSGALEPTSGRVKHGKTVRIASLTQQLDELKDVWDDRVREVIGRYRTSYVAGGKELTPGQLLERLGFSSAQLSTPVKDLSGGQKRRLQLLLILLDEPNVLILDEPTNDLDTDMLAAIEDLLDSWPGTLLVVSHDRYLIERVTDQQYAVMSHRLRHLPGGLDEYLRLRAEEERAIATGGVSPAAATSSTTTAPPALAGADLRNAQKEQSSIERRIEKLTGQIEKQHLVIADFDQSDYVGLGTLTAELTALETQLADLETRWLELAELLA from the coding sequence ATGGTCGTCGTCACGCACGACCGCTGGTTCCTCGACGAGGTGTGCACGGCGACCTGGGAGGTGCACGACCGTCTCGTCGAGCCCTTCGAGGGAGGCTATGCGGCCTACATCCTGCAGCGTGTGGAGCGCGACCGGATGGCGGCGGCCAGCGAGGCGAAGCGGCAGAACCTCATGCGCAAGGAGCTGGCATGGCTCCGTCGTGGCGCGCCTGCCCGCACGTCGAAGCCCAAGTTCCGGATGGACGCCGCCGCCGAGCTCATCGCCGACGAGCCGCCGGTGCGCGACTCCGTCAGCCTCACGCAGATGGCGACCGCGCGACTGGGCAAGGACGTCGTCGACCTCGTCGACGCCGGGGTGGAGCTCGGGGGTCGCACGATCCTGGAGCACGTCGAGTGGCGCATCGCACCCGGCGAGCGCACCGGCATCCTCGGAGTGAACGGAGCGGGGAAGAGCACGCTGCTCGCCCTGGTGTCGGGTGCGCTCGAGCCGACGAGCGGTCGTGTCAAGCACGGCAAGACCGTGCGGATCGCGTCGCTCACCCAGCAGCTCGACGAGCTGAAGGACGTGTGGGACGACCGGGTGCGCGAGGTGATCGGGCGATACCGGACCTCCTACGTCGCCGGCGGCAAGGAGCTCACCCCCGGTCAGCTCCTCGAGCGGCTCGGGTTCTCGAGCGCTCAGCTGTCGACCCCGGTGAAGGACCTGTCGGGCGGCCAGAAGCGCCGCCTGCAGCTGCTGCTCATCCTCCTCGACGAGCCGAACGTGCTCATCCTCGACGAGCCCACGAACGACCTCGACACCGACATGCTCGCCGCCATCGAGGACCTCCTCGACTCCTGGCCGGGCACGCTCCTCGTCGTCTCGCACGACCGCTACCTCATCGAGCGCGTCACCGACCAGCAGTACGCCGTGATGAGCCACCGACTCCGTCACCTCCCCGGCGGGCTCGACGAGTACCTGCGCCTCCGCGCCGAGGAGGAGCGGGCCATCGCGACCGGGGGCGTGTCGCCGGCCGCTGCGACCAGCTCCACCACCACCGCGCCGCCTGCGCTGGCCGGCGCCGACCTCCGGAACGCCCAGAAGGAGCAGTCGTCGATCGAGCGCCGCATCGAGAAGCTCACCGGGCAGATCGAGAAGCAGCACCTCGTGATCGCCGACTTCGACCAGTCCGACTACGTCGGCCTCGGCACCCTCACGGCGGAGCTCACCGCCCTCGAGACCCAGCTCGCCGACCTCGAGACCCGCTGGCTCGAGCTCGCCGAGCTGCTCGCGTAA